One Angustibacter luteus genomic window carries:
- a CDS encoding precorrin-8X methylmutase codes for MRDAPTPTWDYVRDGAEIYRQSFATIRAEADLTGLPGDLAPVVVRMIHACGMVDLPADVAASPGAVRQARQALRDGAPVLCDAQMVASGITRSRLPADNDVVCTLSDPQVPELAARLGTTRSAAALELWRPRLAGAVVAIGNAPTALFHLLEMLAAGAPRPAAVVGIPVGFIGAAESKAALATGGHGVPYLVVHGRRGGSAMTAAAVNAIADVRE; via the coding sequence ATGCGGGACGCGCCGACGCCGACGTGGGACTACGTCCGAGACGGCGCCGAGATCTACCGGCAGTCGTTCGCGACCATCCGCGCCGAGGCCGACCTGACCGGCCTGCCGGGGGACCTGGCGCCGGTCGTCGTCCGGATGATCCACGCCTGCGGCATGGTCGACCTCCCGGCGGATGTCGCGGCATCGCCGGGTGCCGTGCGGCAGGCACGACAGGCCCTGCGGGACGGCGCACCCGTCCTGTGCGACGCGCAGATGGTCGCCTCGGGGATCACCCGCTCCCGGTTGCCGGCGGACAACGACGTGGTCTGCACGCTGTCCGACCCGCAGGTGCCGGAGCTGGCGGCGCGGCTCGGGACCACCCGCAGCGCCGCCGCGCTCGAGCTCTGGCGGCCACGGCTGGCGGGCGCGGTCGTGGCCATCGGGAACGCGCCGACGGCGCTGTTCCACCTGCTGGAGATGCTGGCGGCCGGGGCGCCGCGCCCGGCGGCCGTGGTCGGCATCCCGGTGGGGTTCATCGGGGCCGCGGAGTCGAAGGCCGCGTTGGCGACCGGGGGCCACGGGGTCCCGTACCTGGTCGTGCACGGCCGTCGCGGCGGTAGTGCGATGACGGCGGCGGCGGTCAACGCCATCGCGGACGTGAGGGAGTGA